Part of the Candidatus Eisenbacteria bacterium genome, GTCGACAGCCTCGTGACGCGGATCCTGTCAGAATCGTAGAGGAGCTTGCCACGTACTCCCATCAGCTGCTCTGAGCACGTGACTCCAATCTCAAAGGAGTCCGGCTCCGAGAGAGTGCTGCTCGGGAGACAGATCTGATCAGGGGCTAAGAAGAACCTCGCCGTCGGATCCTCACCAGACGCCACACCCCTCGACAGCCCCATGGAAGCTGCCAACAACACAACCATGAGGAAAGAGCCTCGAAGCATCAGCAGTCTCCCCTTCTCTCCGTCGCCGCCTGCTCCCAAGAGCCGACGGATCGCCGTCATCGCCTCATCACCGTGTGAGTGGGCACGCAACCGTCGCTCAGATCCAAGGATGTCATTCAGGATGACGAGCGACCCCTTATACCGCGCCGCGCGCGGATATGTCAACCATGAGAACCCACGCGACAGACGGAGCGTCCGTATCCGCTCTCCACGGTCATCACCGCGCACGCACTACCCCTGCCCGCGCGCGTTCTCGTGACCTGCCAGCCCCACGACTTGACGATATGTCCCCAAGTTACATTCCTAGATGGCTTGACAGGCCCAGCGTGGTCACGATAACTTGGATCCTTCTGCCGTAGGTCGGGCGGTCAGTCGGAAGGGCGAGCCTGTCTCTACGATCCCGCATCTGTGGAGACTCCCGCCATGACCGACGAGCCTTGCAAGCGGCCTGGAAGGAAGCCAAGAGGAGGTGTCGAAATGACAAGGCTGGTTCTGGCTTTAGTTGCACTCGCAATGCTGATCGGTTGGCAAGCGCCACCGGCGCTCGCGCAGTCGAATGATGAGCCCCTACCGAAGGTCGGCCTCGGCGTTCAGTTCAGCTTCCCCGCGTGGGGGCTCAGCGGGAAGTTGAATCTCAACGAGCGAGTGACCGCTCAAGGCGTCTTTGGCCTGATCGGCGATCTGAGGATGTATGGCGGCCGGGTTCTCTACCACTTCAACCGCCGCGAGCAGTCCACCGTCTATGCGTTCGGCTCTCTAGGGGGCTTCTCCTACAAGGGCCTCCGCTTCAGGGACTC contains:
- a CDS encoding porin family protein, giving the protein MTDEPCKRPGRKPRGGVEMTRLVLALVALAMLIGWQAPPALAQSNDEPLPKVGLGVQFSFPAWGLSGKLNLNERVTAQGVFGLIGDLRMYGGRVLYHFNRREQSTVYAFGSLGGFSYKGLRFRDSDDPFDWTLEETTETVIGMGAGLGAEYFFSGLPEIGWNLEVGFTHVDFKEVDYNFSSIMIGVGSHYYF